A genomic stretch from Lepisosteus oculatus isolate fLepOcu1 chromosome 7, fLepOcu1.hap2, whole genome shotgun sequence includes:
- the eea1 gene encoding early endosome antigen 1 isoform X2, with amino-acid sequence MFRRILQRTPGKGGSQGSDPDQPAADLNNEESSEGFICPLCMSSYQTSTGLFDHYQSEHGEADAQQRERRPPPAPITGFICPQCMKSHASAEELFKHYEAFHETANQSGGHGGLSVQSTGSREDVAILRQEVQDLQASLKEERWFSEELKKELEKVQGQLKQGPHTDGVASAESSEMQSLELKLQEAETEKFHIKQMKDLFEQKAAQLATEIVDIKSKYDEEKGLREASEQRVLSLSKDLQKEREEKEKLHTELLQRPGVEDVEVLKRELVQVQTLMDNMTQEREQESERLKNQYKQLQAEYTASETTISQMRAELEKGPQEVAVYTQQLHKLQSSLNGLQQQNQSLSEKLSKKDQECRELDERLGEELASKKSLQASLHQKELDCQQLRAQASSTDASLQRAQAELSERGETSHKLKQELSELEVKHQQLKAEFKQLQQQKEEKEQQGLHQQTEINQLHAKLLEAERQLGEVQGRLKEQRQLSGEKLKDREQQVADLQLKLSRAEEQLKENATKSTDLQHQLDKARQQHQEVQALQQSTNAKLREAQNDLEQVLRQIGDKDQKIQNLEALLQKSKDNISQLEAEREDLCAKIQAGEGETAVLSQLQEKNHALQEQVAQLTDKLKNQSESHKQAQDNLHEQVQEQKTHLQTARDRCLSLEASLKEINAQLAESREKVAQLDTQLKAKTELLLSAEAAKTAQRADLQNHLETAQHALQDKQQELTKSKAQLEELSAKLQDKQEFCSQLESSQKEFREKLLSSEHKVEQLEGQVKKLEADLQEVRTSKGQLQQELQKQRQQVSETDSRAKELSKQLDAEKRGAADLKEELRKKSSALEETTQKLSKREEESQGLKQSLEKISQEAKTRQAELEARVQSLTGALQKTQEEKESLSKDLSTAKENLSNVSQSLKETQAQFQKERQSAKASLDEKEKSLQQVRLELQKKAECASKEISEVKGLLQKREESEKELKTQLTSLTAQLSKAQEGLKEREKSERQLQDKLNTAQESFTQEIKKLGNQLSDLQALHSQKVDAEGKLKEQVTALSLELSAEKGQRADLQKRLDSTKDSLEKLQSDLYGKESELSAIRQDLKASEDKLALAQEELLANRNQLSSCTQLIQELKAARTALEQDLAKKEEKSKQQEKALQEARKEKGLTDEELAKVKSEAADLSELKTELEQEVSRLSEELKTCKEKDLADLRDAKQLLIQQKLEIQGQVDSLRSALEQQKKEFQATQEAQSHREEALKKEREQIEAKLGAELQSREELKKRHEEAEARLSLQAAALNENLGTLKKEWQSSQRRAGELEKQADELRGEIAVLEATVQHNQDERRALLERCLKSEGEIEKLQAKVVEMRRKLDDTTAAMQELGRENQSLQIKHSQALTRKWAEDNEVQNCMSCGKGFSVTVRKHHCRHCGNIFCAECSARNALTPSSKKPVRVCDTCFDELQG; translated from the exons gAGGAGCGATGGTTTTCTGAGGAACTGAAGAAAGAACTGGAAAAGGTTCAAGGGCAGCTGAAGCAA ggtCCACATACTGATGGAGTAGCAAGTGCTGAATCATCAG AGATGCAGTCGCTGGAACTGAAGCTGCAAGAGGCTGAAACGGAAAAGTTCCACATCAAGCAAATGAAAGACTTGTTTGAGCAGAAAGCGGCACAGCTGGCCACTGAGATTGTAG ACATCAAGTCCAAATACGATGAGGAGAAGGGCCTACGAGAGGCTTCGGAGCAGCGAGTCCTCAGCCTGTCCAAGGACCtgcagaaggagagagaggagaaagagaaactccacacagagctg CTGCAGCGGCCCGGCGTGGAGGATGTGGAGGTGCTGAAGAGGGAGCTGGTGCAGGTGCAGACCCTCATGGACAACATGACCCAGGAGCGAGAGCAGGAATCCGAGCGCCTCAAGAACCAGTACAAGCAGCTGCAGGCCGAGTACACAGCCTCAGAG ACTACGATATCCCAGATGCGGGCGGAGCTGGAGAAGGGTCCCCAGGAGGTGGCTGTGTACACGCAGCAGCTGCACAAGCTGCAGAGCTCCCTGAATGGACTTCAGCAGCAGAACCAG AGTCTGTCGGAGAAATTGTCCAAGAAAGACCAGGAGTGCCGGGAGCTGGATGAACGCCTTGGCGAGGAGCTGGCCAGCAAGAAGAGCCTGCAAGCCAGCCTGCACCAGAAGGAGCTTGACTGCCAGCAGCTCCGGGCCCAGGCCTCGTCCACGGACGCCTCTCTCCAGAGAGCCCAGGCGGAGCTCAGCGAGAGAGGGGAGACCAGCCACAAGCTGAAGCAGGAGCTGTCGGAGCTGGAGGTCAAGCACCAGCAGCTCAAAGCTGAGTTCAAGCAGCTCCAGCAGCAGAAGGAAGAGAAGGAACAGCAAGGGCTCCATCAACAGACTGAGATCAACCAG CTGCACGCCAAGCTGCTGGAGGCGGAGCGCCAGCTCGGGGAGGTGCAGGGCCGCCTGAAGGAGCAGCGGCAGCTCTCGGGGGAGAAGCTGAAGGACCGGGAGCAGCAGGTGGCCGACCTGCAGCTCAAGCTCTCGCGGGCCGAGGAACAG TTGAAGGAGAACGCCACAAAGTCGACTGACTTGCAGCACCAGCTTGACAAGGCTAGACAGCAGCATCAGGAGGTGCAGGCTCTGCAGCAAAGCACCAACGCCAAGCTGCGCGAGGCCCAG AATGATCTGGAGCAGGTGCTGCGTCAGATTGGTGATAAAGACCAGAAGATCCAAAATCTGGAGGCCctgcttcagaaaagcaaagaTAACATCAGCCAGCTGGAAGCAGAGAGGGAGGACCTGTGTGCCAAGATCCAGGCTGGTGAGGGGGAAACCGCAGTGCTCAGTCAGCTCCAGGAGAAGAACCACGCACTGCAGGAGCAG GTCGCCCAGTTGACCGACAAGCTGAAGAACCAGTCGGAGAGCCACAAGCAGGCCCAGGACAACCTGCATGAGCAAGTCCAGGAGCAGAAGACGCACCTGCAGACCGCGCGAGACCGCTGCCTCTCGCTGGAGGCCTCCCTCAAGGAGATTAACGCCCAGCtcgcagagagcagagagaaggtGGCCCAGCTAGATACTCAG CTGAAGGCAAAGACCGAGCTGCTGCTGTCTGCTGAAGCTGCCAAGACTGCCCAGAGGGCTGACCTGCAGAATCACCTGGAGACAGCCCAGCATGCACTGCAGGACAAACAGCAG GAGCTGACCAAAAGCAAAGCTCAGCTGGAAGAGCTGAGTGCCAAGCTGCAGGACAAGCAGGAGTTCTGCAGCCAGCTGGAGAGCAGTCAGAAGGAGTTCAGGGAGAAGCTGCTGAGCTCTGAGCACAAGGTGGAGCAGCTGGAAGGGCAGGTGAAG AAGCTGGAGGCGGATCTCCAGGAAGTGAGGACCAGCAAGGGGCAGCTTCAGCAGGAGCTGCAGAAACAGAGGCAGCAAGTCTCGGAAACCGACAGCCGAGCAAAGGAGCTCAGCAAGCAGCTGGATGCAGAGAAGAGGGG GGCTGCAGACCTGAAAGAAGAACTGCGGAAGAAATCCAGTGCTCTGGAAGAGACGACGCAGAAGCTGAGCAAGAGAGAGGAAGAAAGCCAGGGCCTCAAGCAGAGCCTGGAGAAAATATCCCAAGAGGCCAAGACACGGCAGGCTGAGCTAGAGGCCAGAGTTCAGTCCCTAACGGGGGCCCTTCAGAAAACACAGGAGGAAAAGGAGTCTCTCTCGAAAGATCTCTCGACGGCCAAGGAGAACCTGTCCAACGTCTCGCAGTCTCTGAAAGAGACACAGGCTCAGTTTCagaaagagagacaaagtgcAAAGGCTTCGCTGGACGAGAAG GAAAAATCTCTTCAGCAAGTCCGACTGGAGCTTCAGAAGAAAGCCGAGTGTGCTTCTAAAGAAATCAGTGAAGTGAAAGGTCTTCTCCAAAAGAGGGAAGag AGCGAGAAGGAGCTGAAAACCCAGTTGACGTCTCTAACAGCACAGCTTTCAAAGGCACAAGAGGGTCTGAAGGAGAGGGAAAAGAGCGAGCGGCAACTTCAGGACAAGTTAAACACAGCCCAGGAGTCCTTCACCCAGGAGATAAAGAAGCTGGGAAACCAGCTGAGTGATTTACAAGCTCTCCATTCCCAGAAG GTTGATGCAGAGGGTAAACTGAAAGAGCAGGTAACAGCATTGTCACTAGAGCTTAGTGCAGAGAAAGGACAACGTGCTGACCTCCAGAAGAGATTGGATAGTACCAAGGACAGCCTTGAAAAACTGCAGTCTGACTTGTATGGGAAGGAATCTGAATTATCTGCTATCAGGCAAGATCTCAAG GCTTCGGAGGACAAGCTGGCTCTTGCTCAGGAAGAGCTGCTTGCGAACAGGAACCAGCTCAGCAGCTGCACCCAGTTGATCCAAGAGCTCAAAGCCGCCAGGACAGCACTGGAGCAAGACCTGGCGAAGAAGGAAGAGAAGAGCAAGCAGCAGGAGAAAGCTCTGCAAGAGGCACGGAAGGAAAAG GGGCTGACAGACGAGGAGCTGGCGAAGGTGAAGTCAGAGGCTGCAGACCTGAGTGAATTGAAGACCGAACTGGAGCAGGAAGTGAGCAGGCTGAGTGAAGAGTTGAAGACATGCAAGGAGAAG GACCTCGCGGACCTGAGAGATGCCAAGCAGCTGCTGATCCAGCAGAAGCTGGAGATCCAGGGACAGGTGGACAGCCTCCGCTCGGCTCTGGAGCAGCAGAAGAAGGAGTTCCAGGCCACGCAGGAGGCACAGAGCCACAGAGAGGAGGCTCTGAAGAAGGAGCGGGAACAGATAGAAGCCAAGCTG GGTGCGGAGCTGCAGTCCCGGGAGGAGCTGAAGAAGAGGCACGAGGAGGCGGAGGCCCGGCTGAGCCTGCAGGCCGCGGCCCTGAACGAGAACCTGGGCACGCTGAAGAAGGAGTGGCAGAGCAGCCAGCGGCGGGCGGGCGAGCTGGAGAAGCAGGCGGACGAGCTGCGTGGGGAGATCGCCGTGCTGGAGGCCACCGTGCAGCACAACCAGGACGAGCGGAGGGCGCTGCTGGAGAG ATGTTTGAAGAGTGAAGGGGAAATTGAAAAGCTGCAGGCCAAAGTGGTGGAGATGCGAAGGAAATTGGACGACACGACGGCAGCAATGCAAGAACTGGGAAGGGAGAATCAGTCGCTACAG ATTAAGCACTCCCAAGCTCTTACTCGGAAATGGGCTGAAGATAATGAAGTACAGAACTGTATGTCCTGTGGGAAAGGGTTTTCAGTTACCGTCAGGAAG CATCACTGTCGACACTGCGGGAATATCTTCTGCGCTGAATGTTCAGCCAGGAATGCCTTAACTCCGTCGTCCAAGAAGCCGGTCCGAGTCTGTGACACTTGCTTTGATGAGCTGCAGGGATGA
- the eea1 gene encoding early endosome antigen 1 isoform X1 gives MFRRILQRTPGKGGSQGSDPDQPAADLNNEESSEGFICPLCMSSYQTSTGLFDHYQSEHGEADAQQRERRPPPAPITGFICPQCMKSHASAEELFKHYEAFHETANQSGGHGGLSVQSTGSREDVAILRQEVQDLQASLKEERWFSEELKKELEKVQGQLKQGPHTDGVASAESSEMQSLELKLQEAETEKFHIKQMKDLFEQKAAQLATEIVDIKSKYDEEKGLREASEQRVLSLSKDLQKEREEKEKLHTELLQRPGVEDVEVLKRELVQVQTLMDNMTQEREQESERLKNQYKQLQAEYTASEVRKLETTISQMRAELEKGPQEVAVYTQQLHKLQSSLNGLQQQNQSLSEKLSKKDQECRELDERLGEELASKKSLQASLHQKELDCQQLRAQASSTDASLQRAQAELSERGETSHKLKQELSELEVKHQQLKAEFKQLQQQKEEKEQQGLHQQTEINQLHAKLLEAERQLGEVQGRLKEQRQLSGEKLKDREQQVADLQLKLSRAEEQLKENATKSTDLQHQLDKARQQHQEVQALQQSTNAKLREAQNDLEQVLRQIGDKDQKIQNLEALLQKSKDNISQLEAEREDLCAKIQAGEGETAVLSQLQEKNHALQEQVAQLTDKLKNQSESHKQAQDNLHEQVQEQKTHLQTARDRCLSLEASLKEINAQLAESREKVAQLDTQLKAKTELLLSAEAAKTAQRADLQNHLETAQHALQDKQQELTKSKAQLEELSAKLQDKQEFCSQLESSQKEFREKLLSSEHKVEQLEGQVKKLEADLQEVRTSKGQLQQELQKQRQQVSETDSRAKELSKQLDAEKRGAADLKEELRKKSSALEETTQKLSKREEESQGLKQSLEKISQEAKTRQAELEARVQSLTGALQKTQEEKESLSKDLSTAKENLSNVSQSLKETQAQFQKERQSAKASLDEKEKSLQQVRLELQKKAECASKEISEVKGLLQKREESEKELKTQLTSLTAQLSKAQEGLKEREKSERQLQDKLNTAQESFTQEIKKLGNQLSDLQALHSQKVDAEGKLKEQVTALSLELSAEKGQRADLQKRLDSTKDSLEKLQSDLYGKESELSAIRQDLKASEDKLALAQEELLANRNQLSSCTQLIQELKAARTALEQDLAKKEEKSKQQEKALQEARKEKGLTDEELAKVKSEAADLSELKTELEQEVSRLSEELKTCKEKDLADLRDAKQLLIQQKLEIQGQVDSLRSALEQQKKEFQATQEAQSHREEALKKEREQIEAKLGAELQSREELKKRHEEAEARLSLQAAALNENLGTLKKEWQSSQRRAGELEKQADELRGEIAVLEATVQHNQDERRALLERCLKSEGEIEKLQAKVVEMRRKLDDTTAAMQELGRENQSLQIKHSQALTRKWAEDNEVQNCMSCGKGFSVTVRKHHCRHCGNIFCAECSARNALTPSSKKPVRVCDTCFDELQG, from the exons gAGGAGCGATGGTTTTCTGAGGAACTGAAGAAAGAACTGGAAAAGGTTCAAGGGCAGCTGAAGCAA ggtCCACATACTGATGGAGTAGCAAGTGCTGAATCATCAG AGATGCAGTCGCTGGAACTGAAGCTGCAAGAGGCTGAAACGGAAAAGTTCCACATCAAGCAAATGAAAGACTTGTTTGAGCAGAAAGCGGCACAGCTGGCCACTGAGATTGTAG ACATCAAGTCCAAATACGATGAGGAGAAGGGCCTACGAGAGGCTTCGGAGCAGCGAGTCCTCAGCCTGTCCAAGGACCtgcagaaggagagagaggagaaagagaaactccacacagagctg CTGCAGCGGCCCGGCGTGGAGGATGTGGAGGTGCTGAAGAGGGAGCTGGTGCAGGTGCAGACCCTCATGGACAACATGACCCAGGAGCGAGAGCAGGAATCCGAGCGCCTCAAGAACCAGTACAAGCAGCTGCAGGCCGAGTACACAGCCTCAGAG GTTCGTAAACTTGAG ACTACGATATCCCAGATGCGGGCGGAGCTGGAGAAGGGTCCCCAGGAGGTGGCTGTGTACACGCAGCAGCTGCACAAGCTGCAGAGCTCCCTGAATGGACTTCAGCAGCAGAACCAG AGTCTGTCGGAGAAATTGTCCAAGAAAGACCAGGAGTGCCGGGAGCTGGATGAACGCCTTGGCGAGGAGCTGGCCAGCAAGAAGAGCCTGCAAGCCAGCCTGCACCAGAAGGAGCTTGACTGCCAGCAGCTCCGGGCCCAGGCCTCGTCCACGGACGCCTCTCTCCAGAGAGCCCAGGCGGAGCTCAGCGAGAGAGGGGAGACCAGCCACAAGCTGAAGCAGGAGCTGTCGGAGCTGGAGGTCAAGCACCAGCAGCTCAAAGCTGAGTTCAAGCAGCTCCAGCAGCAGAAGGAAGAGAAGGAACAGCAAGGGCTCCATCAACAGACTGAGATCAACCAG CTGCACGCCAAGCTGCTGGAGGCGGAGCGCCAGCTCGGGGAGGTGCAGGGCCGCCTGAAGGAGCAGCGGCAGCTCTCGGGGGAGAAGCTGAAGGACCGGGAGCAGCAGGTGGCCGACCTGCAGCTCAAGCTCTCGCGGGCCGAGGAACAG TTGAAGGAGAACGCCACAAAGTCGACTGACTTGCAGCACCAGCTTGACAAGGCTAGACAGCAGCATCAGGAGGTGCAGGCTCTGCAGCAAAGCACCAACGCCAAGCTGCGCGAGGCCCAG AATGATCTGGAGCAGGTGCTGCGTCAGATTGGTGATAAAGACCAGAAGATCCAAAATCTGGAGGCCctgcttcagaaaagcaaagaTAACATCAGCCAGCTGGAAGCAGAGAGGGAGGACCTGTGTGCCAAGATCCAGGCTGGTGAGGGGGAAACCGCAGTGCTCAGTCAGCTCCAGGAGAAGAACCACGCACTGCAGGAGCAG GTCGCCCAGTTGACCGACAAGCTGAAGAACCAGTCGGAGAGCCACAAGCAGGCCCAGGACAACCTGCATGAGCAAGTCCAGGAGCAGAAGACGCACCTGCAGACCGCGCGAGACCGCTGCCTCTCGCTGGAGGCCTCCCTCAAGGAGATTAACGCCCAGCtcgcagagagcagagagaaggtGGCCCAGCTAGATACTCAG CTGAAGGCAAAGACCGAGCTGCTGCTGTCTGCTGAAGCTGCCAAGACTGCCCAGAGGGCTGACCTGCAGAATCACCTGGAGACAGCCCAGCATGCACTGCAGGACAAACAGCAG GAGCTGACCAAAAGCAAAGCTCAGCTGGAAGAGCTGAGTGCCAAGCTGCAGGACAAGCAGGAGTTCTGCAGCCAGCTGGAGAGCAGTCAGAAGGAGTTCAGGGAGAAGCTGCTGAGCTCTGAGCACAAGGTGGAGCAGCTGGAAGGGCAGGTGAAG AAGCTGGAGGCGGATCTCCAGGAAGTGAGGACCAGCAAGGGGCAGCTTCAGCAGGAGCTGCAGAAACAGAGGCAGCAAGTCTCGGAAACCGACAGCCGAGCAAAGGAGCTCAGCAAGCAGCTGGATGCAGAGAAGAGGGG GGCTGCAGACCTGAAAGAAGAACTGCGGAAGAAATCCAGTGCTCTGGAAGAGACGACGCAGAAGCTGAGCAAGAGAGAGGAAGAAAGCCAGGGCCTCAAGCAGAGCCTGGAGAAAATATCCCAAGAGGCCAAGACACGGCAGGCTGAGCTAGAGGCCAGAGTTCAGTCCCTAACGGGGGCCCTTCAGAAAACACAGGAGGAAAAGGAGTCTCTCTCGAAAGATCTCTCGACGGCCAAGGAGAACCTGTCCAACGTCTCGCAGTCTCTGAAAGAGACACAGGCTCAGTTTCagaaagagagacaaagtgcAAAGGCTTCGCTGGACGAGAAG GAAAAATCTCTTCAGCAAGTCCGACTGGAGCTTCAGAAGAAAGCCGAGTGTGCTTCTAAAGAAATCAGTGAAGTGAAAGGTCTTCTCCAAAAGAGGGAAGag AGCGAGAAGGAGCTGAAAACCCAGTTGACGTCTCTAACAGCACAGCTTTCAAAGGCACAAGAGGGTCTGAAGGAGAGGGAAAAGAGCGAGCGGCAACTTCAGGACAAGTTAAACACAGCCCAGGAGTCCTTCACCCAGGAGATAAAGAAGCTGGGAAACCAGCTGAGTGATTTACAAGCTCTCCATTCCCAGAAG GTTGATGCAGAGGGTAAACTGAAAGAGCAGGTAACAGCATTGTCACTAGAGCTTAGTGCAGAGAAAGGACAACGTGCTGACCTCCAGAAGAGATTGGATAGTACCAAGGACAGCCTTGAAAAACTGCAGTCTGACTTGTATGGGAAGGAATCTGAATTATCTGCTATCAGGCAAGATCTCAAG GCTTCGGAGGACAAGCTGGCTCTTGCTCAGGAAGAGCTGCTTGCGAACAGGAACCAGCTCAGCAGCTGCACCCAGTTGATCCAAGAGCTCAAAGCCGCCAGGACAGCACTGGAGCAAGACCTGGCGAAGAAGGAAGAGAAGAGCAAGCAGCAGGAGAAAGCTCTGCAAGAGGCACGGAAGGAAAAG GGGCTGACAGACGAGGAGCTGGCGAAGGTGAAGTCAGAGGCTGCAGACCTGAGTGAATTGAAGACCGAACTGGAGCAGGAAGTGAGCAGGCTGAGTGAAGAGTTGAAGACATGCAAGGAGAAG GACCTCGCGGACCTGAGAGATGCCAAGCAGCTGCTGATCCAGCAGAAGCTGGAGATCCAGGGACAGGTGGACAGCCTCCGCTCGGCTCTGGAGCAGCAGAAGAAGGAGTTCCAGGCCACGCAGGAGGCACAGAGCCACAGAGAGGAGGCTCTGAAGAAGGAGCGGGAACAGATAGAAGCCAAGCTG GGTGCGGAGCTGCAGTCCCGGGAGGAGCTGAAGAAGAGGCACGAGGAGGCGGAGGCCCGGCTGAGCCTGCAGGCCGCGGCCCTGAACGAGAACCTGGGCACGCTGAAGAAGGAGTGGCAGAGCAGCCAGCGGCGGGCGGGCGAGCTGGAGAAGCAGGCGGACGAGCTGCGTGGGGAGATCGCCGTGCTGGAGGCCACCGTGCAGCACAACCAGGACGAGCGGAGGGCGCTGCTGGAGAG ATGTTTGAAGAGTGAAGGGGAAATTGAAAAGCTGCAGGCCAAAGTGGTGGAGATGCGAAGGAAATTGGACGACACGACGGCAGCAATGCAAGAACTGGGAAGGGAGAATCAGTCGCTACAG ATTAAGCACTCCCAAGCTCTTACTCGGAAATGGGCTGAAGATAATGAAGTACAGAACTGTATGTCCTGTGGGAAAGGGTTTTCAGTTACCGTCAGGAAG CATCACTGTCGACACTGCGGGAATATCTTCTGCGCTGAATGTTCAGCCAGGAATGCCTTAACTCCGTCGTCCAAGAAGCCGGTCCGAGTCTGTGACACTTGCTTTGATGAGCTGCAGGGATGA